A genome region from Arachis duranensis cultivar V14167 chromosome 6, aradu.V14167.gnm2.J7QH, whole genome shotgun sequence includes the following:
- the LOC107492758 gene encoding uncharacterized protein LOC107492758 has product MLVNQQLPVKGGPWKDICHLNIKEQRIKDKMLTGLAIEVGNERCTLFWEDNWLQGGSLKVAFPRLFSVSNQQGSMIWDCEFWDELEWIWNFQWRRELFQWELELVHQLHERLRPVKLSDGKDDNMVWKFDSKGVFSTKSVVQVLQSETLSDEIMSYSYTSSVWQGMVPLRIELFGWFVLIGRVNTRERLSRLGVIRLSDTLCVLCKKEIESVEHLFLLCELTWQVWCSWLRSFGEVWAIPGTIRELFERWTGRHKRKQEQKKWLSGFFTVI; this is encoded by the coding sequence ATGCTAGTAAATCAGCAGCTACCAGTTAAAGGAGGGCCCTGGAAAGACATATGTCATCTAAATATAAAAGAGCAGAGGATAAAAGACAAAATGCTTACTGGCCTGGCAATAGAGGTAGGGAATGAGAGGTGTACCCTGTTTTGGGAAGATAACTGGCTGCAAGGTGGCTCATTGAAGGTTGCTTTTCCAAGATTATTCTCTGTTTCAAATCAGCAGGGATCGATGATATGGGATTGTGAATTTTGGGATGAGCTTGAGTGGATATGGAACTTCCAGTGGCGGAGAGAGTTGTTCCAATGGGAGCTTGAACTTGTCCATCAACTTCATGAGCGGCTAAGGCCGGTGAAGCTGTCAGATGGTAAAGATGACAATATGGTTTGGAAGTTTGATAGTAAAGGGGTATTTTCTACCAAGTCTGTTGTGCAGGTCTTACAATCGGAGACTCTGTCGGATGAGATAATGAGCTACAGTTACACAAGTTCAGTTTGGCAAGGGATGGTACCGCTGAGAATTGAGCTTTTTGGGTGGTTTGTGCTCATTGGTAGAGTGAATACTAGGGAGAGGTTGAGTAGACTAGGCGTTATTAGGCTCAGTGATACTCTCTGTGTACTATGTAAGAAGGAGATAGAGTCGGTAGAGCATTTGTTTCTCCTCTGTGAGTTAACATGGCAAGTGTGGTGCAGTTGGTTGAGGTCTTTTGGGGAGGTGTGGGCTATTCCTGGAACCATAAGGGAACTGTTTGAGAGGTGGACCGGTAGGCATAAGCGAAAACAAGAGCAGAAGAAATGGTTGTCGGGGTTCTTTACAGTTATTTGA